ATTTTTAGCTTGGTAAAGCAAATGCCTTCCTGAACCAAAGCCAATTTCAATGTAAATTCTCCCCTCAAGTCTTGCCAATACTTCCTCAAAATCATTAGCAATCAAAGGAGTTTTTTCAGCCAAAGCATTGTTTTTTATACCAAAAGCCTCGCTGATAATATCCTCGCAAAAATATTGCTTAAAAACATATAAAGCCTTATGTAAATAGGCTATTTTAGAAGGCTTAGTGTGTTTATCTACCTTAACTACAAATTCATTTTCTCCTTTTTTAACCTGTAAAAAAAAGCTTTCTTCCTCGACCTTTGTGTAGATTAAATTCACATTATCATTATATGCCATCCAAACAAATTCTACCCCATCTTTTTCAAAGGGTAGAATGATTTCTTTAAGTGTTCTAGCTTTAAAATTTGGCACTATTGCCCCGCCTTAACTCTCTTTGAAGGCTCTGAACGAAGGCCAACAGAATCAATCGCTATCACTTCATAACTATACTCTACACCCGGTAAAGCTTTGATATCTTTTAATCTTTTCTCTTTTATACCTTTAAAAATAGCATTTTGCCCACCGCCATAGCGTCTAACTTCGTATTCAACTGCTCTTGAGTCATTATCTACCCATTCTAATTCAATACCATCACTTGTACTTTGAGCCAAAATCACACTAGGAGAAGATGGGCTCCCTAAAGTTTTGCCCTCTACTCCATTTTTAGGCATAGAACTTTCAAGCCCATCTATATCTACCATAGTTACCTTATAGTATCTACTCTTTGCAGCACCTTCAACTATATCCTCATAAGAATTTTGCTCGGTTTTCGCCAAAAGAGTATAAGGAAGTAAACTTGAACTCGTAGAATAAACTTTATAATACGAAAAATCTTTATATTTAGGAGCATCCCATGTTAAAACTATTTTATTGGCTCCATCTAAACTCGCATTTAAATGTTCAACTTGAGGTGGCAAAGCCTTGCTTGTAGAATTTAAAACAGAACTTGGCTCACTTTGCACTCCATCAAACCCAACCGCTATAATTCTATAATTAAAACTCTCCTCTGGCTTTAAATCCTCATCTATAAATTCAGCATTTAAACGATTTTTTACCTCAGCAATTTTTTTAAATTCTTGTCCATCTGCCTTAGCTCTTTCTATGATATAAGAAGCTACTCTTGGATCTGAATGCGGACGCCAAATCAATTTAATTCGGCTTGGTAAATTGGTAATAGCTTGTGCAAAAGCAATAGCCTCTAATCTTGGCATAGTTTTTACTTCAACCACCTTTCCATCTTCTGAAATATGTCCTTGATTATTAAAACTTCTCATCATATAGTAATATTTCGTATTTGGCTCAAGCTTAGCATCTACATAATGGGTTTGAAATTTATCCTTAATCGTTCCTACAAGTTTAAATTCAGGATTTGCATCATTTGAACGATATAAATAAAATCCTTTGATATTATCATCATATAAAGGATCCCATTCAAACGCTATATTACTAATATCACTAAGGCTTTTAAGATTGTCAATCTTTGGCAAGCTTTCATTGACTAAAAGTTCTTTCTTTGAACCTATATTGGAAAGTTGCGAAACACTGCAAGCACTAAATAAAAGAGTCAAAGCACCCAAGCAAAGACTCAAGTGAAATTTTTTCATTAAGCTCTCCTAAAATAAATTTTTTTTCTAAAATTTGTTTAAAATCGTCCATTAATGGAGCTTGAATAAATATTTTTTCTCCATTTCTAGGATGAATAAAATACAAAAAATACGCATGCAGCATAATCCTACACTCGTATTTTCCCCTATAGCCATATAGTTCATCTCCTAAAATATGACGATTTATACTAGCTAAATGTGCTCTGATTTGATGCGTTCTACCTGTAAAAAGCTTAGCTGCAATAAGGCTCACATCCTCGCTTTTTGCCAAGTTAGCAAAAGCACTTTTAGCCTCCTTAGAACCCTTAACAAAGCTATTTGTAACTATTTTTTTAATAGCATTAGCACTTGATCGAATCAAAGCTTTATCTATGATAATTTTATCCTCTTTTAGTGGCAAATCAATTAACGCAAGATAAATTCTTCCCATAGTTTTATCGCTAAGCTGCTCGCTAAGCTTTTGGTGGGTAAAATTATTTTTCGCTATCAATATAGCTCCGCTTGTTTCTTTATCAAGCCTATGAACAAGCCCTGCACGCACTTCTCCACCCAAAGTAGAAAGGGTGTATTGTTTTTCTATAAGCCAATCCACCAAAGTCGCACTTTTAACACTCTTTGCACCATGAACTACCAAATTTGAGGGTTTGTTTAAAACCAACAAATCCTCATCTTCGTATAAAATTTCTATATCAAAATCTATATCAAATTTAGGTTTAACTTCCTCTACAAGCGGTAAATTTAAAACAAGTCTATCTCCGACTTTTAGCTTAAATGAATTTTTATTTTGAATTTTATCATTAACCCAAACGCAGTTTTTTTCTATCATCAAGGCTATTTGATTGCGACTTTGCTGAAGATTTTTAGCTAAAAAAGTATCGAGCCTTGAAGATTCATCAACCAAAAAAGTTTGCATTTTTTCCTTATAATTTTATATAATTTAGAGTTTTATTTTATAATTATATTTTAATACTACAAATTGAAGGCAAATTTTGTTTATACCCGATAGAAGAATTTTAACACATTTTGATTATATGCAACCTATTTTATTTATACCTATTATTTTGATTTCATTTTTTTTGATATTTGAGGCCAATGCTTTTTTAGCTGAAAAACAATTTGTCTATGCCTGTGTAGGAATTGCTGCATTTAGCGTGTTCTTTTTGTTGCCTATCCGCAAACTGATGTGGCTTATACCTATAGCTTATTGGGTAAATATTCTTTTACTTTTAAGCACAGATCTTTTTGGTGTTGAAAAGCTAGGCGCTAAAAGATGGCTTGAAATTCCTTTTACTCATTTTACCATTCAACCTTCTGAAATTTTTAAACCTAGTTTTATTTTAATGCTTGCTTATTTGATCTATCAAGATCCACCGCCTAAAAATGGCTATAAATTAAAACAATTTCTAAAACTTAGTTTTTTTATCATTTTGCCTTTTTTACTGATCGCTCAAGAGCCTGATTTAGGAAGTGCTATGGTGCTTTTAATCGTAGGCTTTGGCGTGCTTTTTATCATGGGTGTGCATTATAAAATTTGGCTTAGTATCATCATCGCCATCGGTATAAGCTCTCCTATTATTTATACACATTTTTTAAAACCCTATCAAAAACAAAGAATTCATGATTTTATCTCAGAAAAACCGAGTTATCAAGTCGCACAATCCATGATAGCTATAGGCAATGGAGGCCTTATAGGAAAATCTCAAGATGAAGCTACGCAAACACATTTTAATTTTTTGCCTATCTCCACAAGTGATTTTATCTTTGCGTATCTTATAGAGAGGTTTGGTTTTTTGGGGGGATTTGTATTGATTTTGCTCTATACTCTACTCATTTTTCATTTGCTAAGCTTAAATCAAAAGCTTAAGGAAGATTATTTTGCTAGGGTTGCTATAAACTGCGTAGCATTGTTTATTTTTATTTATGCTGCGGTAAACATTTCGATGACTATAGGATTTGCGCCTGTTGTTGGTATCCCGCTGCCTTTTTTTAGCTATGGAGGAAGTTCTTTTACGATTTTTATGATTTTCTTTGGAATTTTACAGCATTTGATTACTTTTAGATATTTTTGGATAGATAGTAAAAATAAAATAAAATAATTTTAAGCAAAAATAAGATATAATTTTATCTTTAAAAATTAAGGCGGATTTATAGCTCAGTTGGTTAGAGCAACCGGCTCATAACCGGTTGGTCGCAGGTTCGAGTCCTGCTAAATCCACCATTATATTAATTACACTTATACAATCTAAAAAACTTATATTTTTTTACCTGCTTAATAAATCAAAACTAGATTAAAAATTTTTAGTGTATTTTAACTGCATTATATTAAATTAAATAACACATTGCAACAATTAAAACTTCGATACAAAAACTTATAAAGCGAAGATGCTTATCTGTAAAACTTAAGCAAAATTCCAATGGAAATTTACAGGCTATGAAAACTGCTTAAAAAAACAAAATCAGTTAATTGCGAATCAAAGCAATATGTCAGCCACAAAATAATAAAGATATTTTAAAACAAGTAAAAATAAAAAACTTTTTCAAAAAGATAAAAAATAATAATCTTTATCAATCAAGTCCTAATATTTTTAAATAGAAATAAAATAATGTTAAAATATTTTGTTTCTATATTAAATCAAGGAGAAAAACAATGAAACATTTTATTTTTAGCGGATTAATTGGTTTAGGTGCTTTGGCTTTTTTAGCAGGTTGTAGCGATGAGGCAAAAACAAGCGATTATTATAAAGCGCACTTAGATGAGGCAAAAGCTAGAGTTGCAGAATGTAAAAAAATGGAGAAAATGAATGAAACTCAACAAAGGGATTGTTCTAATGCAAAATGGGCAGTTGAAACAGAAGATACAGGTTATATTGAAAAAACTTGGGGTAAATCAAACCCAGACGCTCTTAAATGGAAATAAACTAGCGATTATTTTTTTAATTTTTCTTGCTCCAAATTTAGCTTTTGGAGCTGAAAATGCGGAAGGCGTTTTAAATATAATACGAAATGGACTCTTATCTTGGACGCCTCTTATTAAAACCGCTTGTTTGTAGATATTTTGAATTTTTGTTTTAGTCTCTTTTTAAATTTCTTTATGGTAAAATAGAATTGCAAATACAACAAGACTTAGAAAGGTTTTAGTCTCTTTTTAAATTTCTTTATGGTAAAATTCATCTGACATTGAATATTGACTTTTAATTGTTTTAGTCTCTTTTTAAATTTCTTTATGGTAAAATGAAAATGCCTTGCTTGAAGATGGCGACGCGTTTTAGTCTCTTTTTAAATTTCTTTATGGTAAAATTTTAAAATTTTGCACAAACCCTGCAGGATAGTTTTAGTCTCTTTTTAAATTTCTTTATGGTAAAATATCAAGATTTTTAATTATTGTGCTTGTGCTGTTTTAGTCTCTTTTTAAATTTCTTTATGGTAAAATTTTTGTGAATTTGTTAATGGTGAATATAATGTTTTAGTCTCTTTTTAAATTTCTTTATGGTAAAATTGTAATTATATCATTTAAACTTGCCACAGAGTTTTAGTCTCTTTTTAAATTTCTTTATGGTAAAATCAACGCCACTCTTATTGAAAAAACACTTACGTTTTAGTCTCTTTTTAAATTTCTTTATGGTAAAATGAATTAGAAATTAATATAAAAGAAGGCGAAGTTTTAGTCTCTTTTTAAATTTCTTTATGGTAAAATTGTCATTTTTTGTAAGAATTGCTGCGCAAAGTTTTAGTCTCTTTTTAAATTTCTTTATGGTAAAATTATAGGCTTGCAAGCCGAATTTAAAATCATGTTTTAGTCTCTTTTTAAATTTCTTTATGGTAAAATAGCTCTGGATATGACATCCTTAAAGTCTTTGTTTTAGTCTCTTTTTAAATTTCTTTATGGTAAAATAGGTTTATCTACATCAACTCTTAATTCACTGTTTTAGTCTCTTTTTAAATTTCTTTATGGTAAAATAATATTTTAGTAGGGCAATATTCTTGCAAAGTTTTAGTCTCTTTTTAAATTTCTTTATGGTAAAATAGACTTTGAACAAATAAAGAAAAATAGAGCTTTTTGTATACAAAAATGTATAAAAATATGCTATCATTTTAAAAGAGAAATTTAAAAAGAGACTAAAATAAGTGGTTTTCGGTTAGCCACGCAGGGTTACAATCCCTTTAAAACCGTTAAAATTCAAACAAACTAGCTTGTCTAATTTTATTAGACTTAGTTTTGTTTTCTTTGTATATCTTGTCATTGCTGTATTTAAAATCTTGTGTTTTTTCATCATACTCAAAAAGAACTAAATTTTTATCATCATTCATTTTTTCATTAAAAGTAACTCCACCTAAAAGTATTTGCATATTGTCAAATTGTTTTTCGGTTATGGTTAATACTCTTATATTGCCACAAGGGGGTAAAATTCTTTCTACGGATTTGATTGCTGTTTTAGCCGAAGTCATTCCTTTACAAATTTTAACATATACGCTAAATTGCATCATAAAAAAGCCAAGTTTTACAAGCGAAACTCTAAATTTATTTGCACTTTTTTGCTCTTTCTTACTTTTAGTGGGTATATCAAACATCAATAATACTCTCATAAATTTATCTTCTATCATATAAATTTACCATCATAAGTTCATCATTTTCCAATAAAGCATTTTTAAAATTTTGAATATAAAAATTTATAGCCCTATTCAAAGGATAAGCTTTATTTTCAATAATGATTTCTTCTTGCAAAATACCAATTAATCTTTGCTTTGCTTCCTTATCTAAAAATTCACTCTCTTTTATATCTTTTAAATCAAATACGCACAAGTCAACCAAAGGCCTAAATACTTCTATCAAATCATCACAAAGATTAAAATCATTATAGATATTATCGTGCTTTATACCTTGCCAAGGTAAAAGTCCACTTATGCAAACCGCTCTAACTATAAGTGATCTTATGACAGCATAGCCGTAATTTAGAGCAGAATTTACAAAACATATCTCATTTCTTGTAAAATTGCTACCAAACAAAGTTTTAAAATACAAAGCAGCTGCAGTCGCTTCTAAATTTTTAGCATCATTTAAGCTTACATTTTTAGCCAAAGCTAGAAGCTCTTTAGCTTCTTTGATATGATGGGTAATTTTTAAAATATGGGCTTGATTTGAAATTTTGTTTTTAATGATTTTTTGCCACAAAATCGCTTTTCTTTGTAGTGTTACTTTAATTTGCTTTTTAGCTACTTTTGCACTGATAAAATGACCTAAAAATGGAGAAAAAATTCCATTGATATGATGAGATTCATCGCAAGTTAAAAGTATGATTTTATACTTGGCTAGAGCGCTAAGCAAGCTTGAAGTGATACTTGCTTGCAAAGATTCTAGTATGATAAAATTGATATCTTTGAGAAAAAACTTGGCTTCTTTATCGTCTTGTTTTATCACAAGATGATTAAACTCAAGGCTTAGTTTTGCTTGATTGGATATCAATATACTTTTAAAAGCTTCATCATAGGCCATGTTTTTTGCTCGTCTTTAAGGCGATATCTTCCCTTGGTTTAAAATCAGCCTTGATTTTTTCTCCAAGCGGGGTTATAATGTATTTTTCAAAAATTCTCAATCCCTGAATTCCTATTTTTTTAGCCTTTACATTTCCTTCTTCTGCATTTGTAAACAATAGCTTTTGATTGTCTGTTAAGTTTTCAAATTTATTATCATGTTTTTCAACACAAATACTTGAGTTACTGATATCAAAACCATTATAATAAGCAAATTCGGGTTCTTGCATATCTTTTTTTTGTATCAAAACCAAATCATCTTTATGCAAAGAAAAACAAAACTCATAGCTTTCATCTATTTCTTGCCATTGCTTTGGATTGCCCTTTTTATCTTTACCTATAATTACTATTTTATTTGGTAAAACTCCTAAAGCAAAATCCATAGTATAAATAGGTATGGCATAAAATTTATTTTGTTTTTTAAAAATATCAATCCTTACCATGGTGTCATTTTCTACATATTTTGTACCTATTTTTCTTATTTTTCCACAATTTAGTGCTATTTCTACACCTTCTTGTGAGTTGTATTTTTTAATCATTTCATCTTTAGAGTAAAATGTTTCCTTATGCAAAGCTCCTCTTGCTCTTTTTCTAGGAGGTTTTGAAACAAAAAGTTTGTTTATTTGATTTAAAATTTGCTCTCTAAACCCCTCAAAAGGCTCAAAGAACTTAGCTTGATGTTTATAACTATCATTTGTAAGTTCTTTAGCATAAAGTTTTGCTTTTAAAAGCTCTTGTTCTTTTTTAAAATCCGAAAAAGCTTTTATAATGGCATTTGTGCTATAAGCGACTATTGTGGCATCAAGTGCGTGATGAAGATGGTTGTTTCTATCTTTTTGAGCAAATCCCCAAGTATGCCTTAAAACTGATGTAAGCATTCCATTGATTGTTTGCACATGTATTTTACTTCCTTTTTCTCCACTTTTTAGATTTATATCTTCTTTTTCATCTAAAGGTAAAAAATCTAAATATTCTTTTGTGTATTTAACAATAAGAGTTGAAATATATCTTGTATCATTTAAATTCCTGCTGATAAAATCTTGCTGTTGCTTACCTTTAAAAGCTTCGTCTAAAATTTTATTTTTCTTTTTGTAGGGAAGATTTTGAGCCAAAGCTTGAATTTTACTCCATCTTTCTTCATTTGCTCCAAAGGCTTCAAAAGGTGTTTTATTGAGTTTTTCTTGATTTTCTTTGGTAAAAACCAAAACCTTATTTAAAAAAGAATCATCAAAACTTCGTGAATAAGGATATATATGATCAACCTCTAAAGCTTTTTCATCTCTTAAGTGTTCTATGGATATTTTTTTACCACTATAAATACAAAATTCTTTTTGTTCTTTCCAAAGTTTTAATTTTAAGATATTTTTAGCATTTGCCTTAAGCCCAAAATTTTCACACTCATTTAAAGCCCAAATATTATTCTCATAGTTTTCTTTTTGCTCTTTTTCGATCTTAGTCCTAAGCTTTTTACTCAGCCCTATATCTCTTGCTAATTCTATATGAATTTTATGCATTTTTCCATATTTTTTAAGCAAAGCATTTAAAACTTTTCTATACTCGCTTATAGCACGATTTACGATAGGATTGGTAAGCTCTTGTGCAAAAATACTATCGCAAAAGGCAGGTAAAAAATCGAATTTTTGATTGTTTGATTTTGTTTTCAAATTTAAAAGCTTGCAAGCCTCATCGTATCTTTTTCCCTCTTTCATCAAAGGCAAGATTAGATTAAGTGCTTTAAAACTAAGATTTATATGATCATTGAAATCAATTTCTATTAAATTCTTGATTTGCTCGTTATTTAAACTATACTTTTCTAAAGTAATTTTTAATTTCTCATTATCTTTAATTAGAGTGATATAAGTCGCTATTTGATCTAGTTCTTCCCTAGTTAAGGAATGCTCTCCTAGGGCTTTTTTAAATTCGACTAATTTTCTAAATTCGATCAGCTTTGCACTTTCTGCATTGTCTTTATCATACTTTAGACTTTTAAATTTCATACTTTCATGAAGTTTAATGTATTCTCTAAATTTTTTATAAGTGATACTTCCTTTATCTAAGATATGATTTAAAATTTCATTGATAATCTGACTCGATACAAGCTCTCCACTCTCTTTCTCTAAGCTTTTTAGCTCATTGATAATCTTGGTTAACGCTACGAATTCCCAAGCACTATATGAATTTTTACAAGCTCTTTTTTCATCTTCAAAAAAAGTGCAAGCTCCTACTAAATATGAAAAATCTTTCAAAGATCTTTGAAAAAATGCAACTTTTAGAATTTCCTTTATAAAATTATCATTATAAGAATATCCCCATTCTTTTTGTTTTTCTAAAATCAGTTTTAATTCTTTTTCTAAATCACTTGCTAGAACGCAATTTTCATAACTGCCTTTTTTATTGCGTATATTTATAAAATCTTTTGTATTTTCTTTATATTTTTGGAAAAATTCTTTATAAAAATACTCTCCTACACTTTGATATTTTTCTAATTTTAAAGCATTTGTTTTTAAAGCGCTTAAAATTTTACCCTTTTCATTGTCACTTGATTTTTTTTCATTTTTATTCATATAGCCACGATGTTTTGCTATGTGTAAAATCACCCTTGCTAAATCTTTGGGTTCTATTTTTTCATTAAGTGCTTTATACCTTAGCTCATAAGGACTTACAAGCCTTCCTTCATAAGCTTTAGGCAATTCTCCATCGTTTGCTATATAATCTTGATAATTTAATTTCAATTCTTTTGAAATAATATGCTTTAAAGCAATCAGTCTTGATCTTCTTCTTCCTAGTCGTCTTCTATTGCTTCTTGCATTGCGTCTAGGTAAAGCTAAAGATTCTTTTGTTTTAGGATCTTCAGCCTTAGTAAATAATCTCACACCACAATCTTGCAATTGATTGTCTTTAACAAAAGCCCAACCTATAGAGTTAATCCCTATATCAAAACCTAAAATTTTCATTCGTTCTCACTTTTATATAGTATTTATGATTGATTTTAAATAACATTGCTTTCATATCAAAGCACCTCTAACAATTTAACCCTACTCCTGAAATTCAACACTCTCAAATCTTGGTTTATCCACAAAGCAAGATTTTTCTTTTAAAAATAAAACCTCGACAACTCCTACAGGGCCATTTCTATTTTTGCCGACTAAAATTTCAGCATTTTCTTGCATAGGATTAGGAATGAAATTTCTTTGATAAGGTTTGCCTTCGGCTTTAGCCTTGTTTTCACGTTCTTTTTCATCCTGCTCCCTATAAACCTCATCACGATACACAAATAAAATCGTATCCGCATCCTGCTCTATAGCCCCACTTTCACGCAAATCACTCATCATAGGACGCTTGTTTGCACGCTGTTCTAAAGAACGATTGAGCTGCGAAAGTGCGATGATAGGCATATCAAGCTCCCTTGCTAAAAGCTTAAGCCCTCTTGAAATTTCGCTGACTTGTAAATGTCTATCATTAAAATTAGAATTACTCATCATAAGCCCTATATAATCGATCACGCAAAGCCCTATACTTTCTTCTTGAGCCTTTAAACGCCTTAAAATCGCTCTTACATCTGTGATAGTCGCATAACCACTATCATAGATAAATAATTTCTTTTTAGAATAATAATTGCAAGCATCGCCAATGCGTTCCCATTCATTATCATTTAAATCCGCAGTCAAGATTTTTTGCAAAGGAATGGAAGTTTTTGCCGAAAGCATTCTTTGCATGATTTGAGCAGCAGGCATTTCAAGCGAAAACATCACCACTCCCTTATCCTGTCTTAAAACCTTTTCTATAAAATTCAAGCACAAAGTTGTTTTTCCCATACCTGGGCGCGCTGCGATGATGATAAGCTCCCCGCCTTTAAAACCCTTAGTCATAGTATTTAGATCTTCAAATCCTGTATCAAGTCCTATCACGGATTTGTTTTCAAGGCTTTTTTGTTTTTTAAATTCTTCCAAAAGCTCGCTTAAGACTATTTCTATATCTTTGATATCGTTGGTGTTTACACGATTGGTAATGTTAAAAATTTCCTTGCCGATTTCATCAGAAATTTCACTGACTGCGCGATTATCATTGATCCTTGTTGGCAAAAGATGGGCAAAACTTAAAAGCTGTCTTTTAATCGACTTTTCGCGAAGTTCATTGACATAAGCGGGAAGATCTATTATCGAAGGAGTTGCGATAATCTCTGTTAAAATTTGCTCATCTATTTTTTTATGCTTTTTTAAAAAGCTAATCGATATAGGCTCTCCAGCATTCACACAAGCAATAATAGCTTTAAAAACATCCTGATGAGCTTTAAGACTAAAATCTTTAGGTTCTATATCTCCTGCTATGCTAGAATAAGCGTCCTCGCTCATAATACAACTACTTAAAATTGCGCGTTCTAAATCCAAATCAAAATGCTCTTGCTGCACCTATTTTCCTTTTTTGAGTAAAATTTATTGAAAGATTTTATCTAAAAGAATCTAAAAATTCACATAAGCTTTTTATAAAAAATTAAAGTAATATTAGTTACAATAAAATTATAATTTTAATCAAAAACTATCAAGGAGTTTATCTTGAAAAAAACCTTATTTTCTTTTGCTTTGGCCTCTTTATTTGTAAGTCAAGCTTCATCCATAGAATTTCAAAGTGGTCTTAGCGGAAATTTAAGCTTAGGGATAGGAGTAAGAGATGTTAAAAGCAATATCTCACCTCTAGCAAATAGCAACTATCTAGGTGGGTATAACGCTAAAAATTCCGATACTGCTGCCATACCTTTTATAGGTCTTGAGCTTTATTATGGCAATTTAATCGATAATGATAGAGTATTTCTTAAAAACTATAACGGAAGAGATTTAAGCGGTATTGCTTTGGGTTATGAAAGAGCTTATTTAGAACGCTTTAGCACTTCTTTTTCTTTCATTTCATCTTTAAGAGAAAAAGCTTATGCTAATCCTTATTTTATAGGTAATCGTGAAGAAACTGATGTGAGTAAATACGGCTTTAGAATTTCACAACTTTACGAAAGTGATTTTGGAAAATTCAATGCTTCTTATGTTTTTGCAAAAAACAAACTAGATAAAGAAAGTATAGAATTTGATTCTCTTAAACGAGAGGGAAATTATCATGAGTTAGAATTAAGCTATAATTATTCTTTATTAAACTTAGGCTTAATCTATGATTATAATGACGCTGATGGAAAGGCTCAAAGCTACTCAAGATATGGCTTTAAAATAGGCACACATCTAGTTTTTGCAAGAAATTATATCCTAACTCCAAGCCTAAGCTTAAATCAATACAAAGCAGATGGCACAGATCCTATTTTTAACCAAAAACAAGATGGTAGTATCACAAAATTTAATCTCAAGCTCGTAAAAAATCAATTCTTAGGCTATGACTCACTTTATGGCTTTGTAAATTATGGCCTAGAAAAAAGAAATAGTGATATAGATTTTTACGATGAAACATACCACATCTTGCTTACAGGTGTAGGATATAAATTCTAAAATCAATCCAAAGAAACTATCATCATAAAAACGATAGTTTCTTAAAGACTTTTCTAACAAAAATACAAGCCAAAATCAAAACACAAAGTTCAGCAAAAAAGGGACTAAGCCACACTCCTTTTAAACCCATGATAGAAGATAAAATCAAAAGAAAACACAAAGGAATAAAAAGATTTTGACTCAAGCTTAAAATCAAAGAAAAACTCGCTTTATTGCTCGCTGTTAAAAAAGAACCACTTAAAACATTAAACCACGCAAAAAGATAATTAAAAGAAAACAACATCAAAGCCATATAAGCAAAAATGATAAATTCTTGATCACCTTCTTGAGTAAACAATCCTACCAAATCCTTACCGCAAACAAATATCATCACGATAGACAGCAAAGACAAAATCGCACCCGCAAAAAACATTACCTTTAAAATATCTTTAATCCTTGAAAAATCCTTTTTAGCATAATTATAACTTAATGCAGGCTGCATCGCATCACCCATAGCGATAATAAGCATAATGATAAAATTATCAATATACGAAACGATAGAAAAAGCAGCAACCGCTTGAGTGCCTGAAATTTTTAATAAAACTAAATTGGCAAATATGCCATATAAAGAACCTGAGATATTGCCAAAAAATTCACTGCTTCCGTTATAAACTATGTTTTTAAAAATCTTCATATTCATATACAAACTTGAGAATTTAAGCTCTAAATTTTGAAATAAAAAAGGGAAAATTCCAAAAATACCGCCTAGCATAAGTCCCAAACAAGTCGCAAGAGCTGCTGAAAACAAGCCCCAACCTAACACAACGATGAAAATATAATCA
The window above is part of the Campylobacter coli genome. Proteins encoded here:
- a CDS encoding MATE family efflux transporter; this translates as MSNIFSTLSPFRLFVKCAVPNVISMAFISFYYIVDGIFVGKYLGNDALAALALIIPFIMISFALADMIAIGSAVQISMHLGLGKKHLARKIFSSSMLIIFLISCLVGILEYLLSPVLINFLDVSEDIKSMAKECMLVFALFAPFTMCSFALDNYLRICGKTTYSMMMNVIIALSNIVLDYIFIVVLGWGLFSAALATCLGLMLGGIFGIFPFLFQNLELKFSSLYMNMKIFKNIVYNGSSEFFGNISGSLYGIFANLVLLKISGTQAVAAFSIVSYIDNFIIMLIIAMGDAMQPALSYNYAKKDFSRIKDILKVMFFAGAILSLLSIVMIFVCGKDLVGLFTQEGDQEFIIFAYMALMLFSFNYLFAWFNVLSGSFLTASNKASFSLILSLSQNLFIPLCFLLILSSIMGLKGVWLSPFFAELCVLILACIFVRKVFKKLSFL
- the cas9 gene encoding type II CRISPR RNA-guided endonuclease Cas9 (Cas9, originally named Csn1, is the large, multifunctional signature protein of type II CRISPR/Cas systems. It is well known even to general audiences because its RNA-guided endonuclease activity has made it a popular tool for custom editing of eukaryotic genomes.) — encoded protein: MKILGFDIGINSIGWAFVKDNQLQDCGVRLFTKAEDPKTKESLALPRRNARSNRRRLGRRRSRLIALKHIISKELKLNYQDYIANDGELPKAYEGRLVSPYELRYKALNEKIEPKDLARVILHIAKHRGYMNKNEKKSSDNEKGKILSALKTNALKLEKYQSVGEYFYKEFFQKYKENTKDFINIRNKKGSYENCVLASDLEKELKLILEKQKEWGYSYNDNFIKEILKVAFFQRSLKDFSYLVGACTFFEDEKRACKNSYSAWEFVALTKIINELKSLEKESGELVSSQIINEILNHILDKGSITYKKFREYIKLHESMKFKSLKYDKDNAESAKLIEFRKLVEFKKALGEHSLTREELDQIATYITLIKDNEKLKITLEKYSLNNEQIKNLIEIDFNDHINLSFKALNLILPLMKEGKRYDEACKLLNLKTKSNNQKFDFLPAFCDSIFAQELTNPIVNRAISEYRKVLNALLKKYGKMHKIHIELARDIGLSKKLRTKIEKEQKENYENNIWALNECENFGLKANAKNILKLKLWKEQKEFCIYSGKKISIEHLRDEKALEVDHIYPYSRSFDDSFLNKVLVFTKENQEKLNKTPFEAFGANEERWSKIQALAQNLPYKKKNKILDEAFKGKQQQDFISRNLNDTRYISTLIVKYTKEYLDFLPLDEKEDINLKSGEKGSKIHVQTINGMLTSVLRHTWGFAQKDRNNHLHHALDATIVAYSTNAIIKAFSDFKKEQELLKAKLYAKELTNDSYKHQAKFFEPFEGFREQILNQINKLFVSKPPRKRARGALHKETFYSKDEMIKKYNSQEGVEIALNCGKIRKIGTKYVENDTMVRIDIFKKQNKFYAIPIYTMDFALGVLPNKIVIIGKDKKGNPKQWQEIDESYEFCFSLHKDDLVLIQKKDMQEPEFAYYNGFDISNSSICVEKHDNKFENLTDNQKLLFTNAEEGNVKAKKIGIQGLRIFEKYIITPLGEKIKADFKPREDIALKTSKKHGL
- a CDS encoding DUF2860 family protein; translation: MKKTLFSFALASLFVSQASSIEFQSGLSGNLSLGIGVRDVKSNISPLANSNYLGGYNAKNSDTAAIPFIGLELYYGNLIDNDRVFLKNYNGRDLSGIALGYERAYLERFSTSFSFISSLREKAYANPYFIGNREETDVSKYGFRISQLYESDFGKFNASYVFAKNKLDKESIEFDSLKREGNYHELELSYNYSLLNLGLIYDYNDADGKAQSYSRYGFKIGTHLVFARNYILTPSLSLNQYKADGTDPIFNQKQDGSITKFNLKLVKNQFLGYDSLYGFVNYGLEKRNSDIDFYDETYHILLTGVGYKF
- a CDS encoding replicative DNA helicase; translated protein: MQQEHFDLDLERAILSSCIMSEDAYSSIAGDIEPKDFSLKAHQDVFKAIIACVNAGEPISISFLKKHKKIDEQILTEIIATPSIIDLPAYVNELREKSIKRQLLSFAHLLPTRINDNRAVSEISDEIGKEIFNITNRVNTNDIKDIEIVLSELLEEFKKQKSLENKSVIGLDTGFEDLNTMTKGFKGGELIIIAARPGMGKTTLCLNFIEKVLRQDKGVVMFSLEMPAAQIMQRMLSAKTSIPLQKILTADLNDNEWERIGDACNYYSKKKLFIYDSGYATITDVRAILRRLKAQEESIGLCVIDYIGLMMSNSNFNDRHLQVSEISRGLKLLARELDMPIIALSQLNRSLEQRANKRPMMSDLRESGAIEQDADTILFVYRDEVYREQDEKERENKAKAEGKPYQRNFIPNPMQENAEILVGKNRNGPVGVVEVLFLKEKSCFVDKPRFESVEFQE